Proteins found in one Siniperca chuatsi isolate FFG_IHB_CAS linkage group LG22, ASM2008510v1, whole genome shotgun sequence genomic segment:
- the LOC122870671 gene encoding uncharacterized protein LOC122870671, with translation MQAPPAGVKGTSLRKICQKYADKLRYATLYDSSRRLPLYSAYIFKKSDGKRRMDTPWMYEPQLVSDDESGNMRALPLTEDTPPLIEVSQAVLEDYTDAVEYRRGPLNPDLHQSEPDDKSSTYTLTNVVPLIPHFLDTSWNPYLDIIRRRLNNFCHGKSFMVTGVTVSGATIQRENRDRLAIPKHLWLAYCCPRFDRNSPYEVRFMFPSYGGYALNEKTEHSVVEVPLKTLERFLKSQTDIDSDLTIFYKGCVSENTFKKKRDLTSVSRHIQSFVAAHRAILDFNLTAVTSHQSALPTMAFWAQMAFLLVNIITSAVRGRVEKELSPECREFLYMGTPPTGLAHHSLQFICQRYNKKPRYLTLYNTVDHIPVYSAYTFKRSDGEKCVDVPWMYEPQLSTSSDTDEMQPFPHGYMHMNFEDAQAVLDDYTNAILYERGTLNPDEHQDEPDDKASTYTLTNVVPMGPNFNNRVWNKQEHIIRKRLNNYCRGTAYIVTGITTSGKMIRRQNINRIAVPTYLWSAYCCVDYDHNAPYNERYKFPSFAHYGLNEEENNEVVEISVQKLKEFLKKTTFVDQNFQIFVGDCVPPASSKTE, from the exons ATGCAGGCACCACCAGCAGGGGTGAAGGGGACCAGCCTGAGGAAGATCTGCCAGAAGTATGCAGACAAACTGCGCTACGCCACGTTGTATGACAGCAGTCGCCGCCTCCCCCTCTACTCAGCCTACATCTTTAAGAAGTCTGATGGGAAGAGGAGGATGGACACACCATGGATGTATGAGCCACAG CTGGTTTCTGATGATGAGAGTGGCAACATGAGAGCACTCCCCCTTACTGAAGACACTCCCCCTCTGATTGAGGTCAGCCAGGCTGTGTTGGAGGACTACACTGATGCTGTAGAATATAGACGTGGTCCACTGAATCCTGACCTGCACCAATCAGAGCCAGATGACAAATCATCCACATATACTCTGACCAATGTAGTCCCATTAATCCCACACTTCCTGGACACTTCTTGGAACCCATACTTGGACATCATCCGCCGTCGCCTCAACAACTTCTGCCACGGCAAATCTTTCATGGTGACAGGGGTGACCGTTTCTGGGGCAACCATCCAGCGAGAAAACAGGGACCGCCTGGCAATCCCAAAACACTTGTGGCTGGCTTACTGCTGCCCACGGTTTGACCGTAACTCTCCCTATGAGGTCAGGTTCATGTTCCCTAGTTATGGGGGCTATGCACTGAATGAAAAGACTGAACACAGTGTGGTGGAAGTCCCTCTGAAGACTCTGGAGAGGTTCCTGAAGAGCCAGACAGACATAGACAGTGACCTGACTATTTTCTACAAGGGCTGTGTGTCAGAAAACACCTTCAAGAAGAAGAGAGACCTGACCAGTGTTTCA AGACACATTCAATCATTTGTAGCAGCTCACAGAGCAATACTTGACTTCAATTTAACAGCTGTAACCTCTCACCAGAGTGCTCTCCCGACTATGGCATTTTGGGCGCAGATGGCTTTCTTGCTTGTCAACATAATAACATCGGCGGTAAGAGGGAGAGTGGAAAAAGAGTTGTCTCCAGAGTGCAGAGAATTCCTCTACATGGGAACACCACCGACTGGGCTGGCGCACCACTCCCTCCAGTTCATTTGTCAACGTTACAACAAGAAGCCACGCTACCTGACGCTGTACAACACTGTGGACCACATACCTGTCTATTCTGCCTACACTTTCAAACGCTCAGATGGGGAGAAATGTGTGGATGTCCCATGGATGTATGAACCTCAg CTATCCACATCCTCTGATACAGATGAGATGCAGCCTTTCCCTCATGGTTACATGCACATGAATTTTGAAGATGCCCAAGCTGTCCTGGATGATTATACAAACGCCATCCTTTACGAGCGTGGTACCCTCAACCCAGATGAGCATCAGGACGAACCTGATGACAAGGCCTCCACCTACACCCTCACCAATGTCGTGCCCATGGGGCCCAATTTCAACAACAGAGTCTGGAACAAACAGGAGCACATCATCCGCAAACGGCTTAACAACTACTGTCGTGGAACAGCTTACATTGTCACAGGTATCACCACCTCGGGGAAGATGATCCGCCGGCAAAACATCAACCGCATTGCAGTGCCCACGTACTTGTGGTCAGCTTATTGCTGTGTTGACTACGACCACAATGCACCTTATAATGAGCGCTATAAGTTCCCATCTTTTGCGCACTATGGCCTCAATGAGGAGGAGAACAACGAAGTGGTGGAAATCTCTGTCCAGAAGCTGAAGGAGTTCCTCAAAAAGACAACCTTTGTAGACCAGAACTTTCAGATCTTTGTGGGTGACTGTGTCCCACCAGCATCCAGTAAAACTGAATAG